The Natronosporangium hydrolyticum nucleotide sequence GGAGCGGGCACGGGAGTTCACCGCCCCGCCGGCCGGCGCCGAGCAGGCACCCCGCGGTGGGCTGTCCGACCGGGAGCTGGCGGTGGCGCGCCTGGTCCTTGCTGGACGCACCCATCGTGAAATCGGGGCGCAGCTTTATCTCTCCCCCAAGACGGTCGAACATCACGTGGCCCGGATCCGCAACAAGCTCGGCGCGACCAGCCGGGCTGAGTTGGTGGCGGCGTTGCAGGGCCTGCTACCAGCGGAGTCGTGATCGCCGTGGGTAGACCGGCCGGCTGCGCACGCGCCACCCCCTAGCGGCGCGGGTGTGGCATGGGGGAAGCCCCGATGCGGACCATCCCGCGCGGGGTGCAACCTTGGTACGTCCGACCGCCGGGGCCGGGCCCGACTCTAGGAGACGCTATGGCCGACGTTGAGGTAACGCCGCTGATCATGGAGAAAGTCAAGGCTTTGTACGAGAAGGTATTCGGCAGCGAGGAGGAGGCCGCCAAGTTCCTCGCCGACCCGGAAGGAGCCTTCGCCGCCCATGGGATCGAGCCAGACATGTTCGCCAACGTCGATGTCGACCAGGTCGTCTACCAGACTGCTTACCCGGGGCCCGGTGCGGGCAGTGGCGGGGGTACGGGCGGCGGCGGTGCCATGACCGGCGGTGGTGGCGGCGGTGGTGGTGGCGGTGGCGGTGGCGGTGGCGGTGGCGTCAGCAACGGCTACGTCCCGCCGCCGGAGACCGTGGAGCAGGTCACCACGGTCACCCAAAACTTCCACCAGGACCAGTCAACTACCATCACCGACAACTCGACCAATATCGACAATTCCGTGGATGTGCAGGTGGACGGTCCAGTCCTCGGCGACATCGACGTCGATGTCGACAATGTCAGCCAGGTCGGGGAGGGCAACGTCGGCGCCATCGGCGATGGCGACGTCAACGCCGCCACCGGCGACGGGGCGGTGGCTGACCAGGGCGACGGCGACCGGATCACGGCCGGCGACCAGTCGGTCATCGGCGCCGGCGGCGCAGACGTGGTCGGGGCTACCAGCGAGGGGGCCTTCGCCGGCAGCTCTACCTTCGGCGATGTCGTCGGAAACACCGGCGACAACGCGGTCACGGCCGGCGGCGACATCGACGGACCGGCCAACACCGGCTCCAACTCGGGCGTTCTGGCCGGTGGAGACGTCGACCGGGCGGTGGTCGGGGACGGCAACCAGGCCGCCCAGTTCGACATCGACACCGGGGGCGGGGCGGGCGGCAACGCCAGCGGCACCGGCGGTAACGCGGCCGGGTCCGGCGGGGACGGCGGCGTCGGCGGCGATGCCAGCGCCGATGGCGGGAATGGCGCGGCCGGCGGTGTCGGCGTCGGCGCCGGGGTCGGCACCAGCGTCGGCCTCCGCGGCGGCGGCAGCGGCAGCGGGTCCGGCGGGGACGGTGGTGACGGTGGCTCCGGGGGCACAGCCGTCGGCGGCAGCGCCGCGGGAGGCGGCGTCGCCGCCGACGCCGCCGGCACCGGTGGCGACGCCAGCGGCGGCGCCGGTGGGGCGGCGGGGCCCATCAACATCAACTTCGGTGGGGGCAGCCAGCAGAACGTCACCGACTCGGACATCGCCGACTCGTCCGTGGCGGCCGGCGGCGACGCCCGTTCCGCCCAGGACTCGTTCAACGATCAATCTACTAACGACTCCTTCAACGCGGCCGATTCTCTGGACGTGGAGGACTCGGGCAGCCTGGGCGAGTTGGTCGAATCAGTCGAGTCGGTCGAGCCCCCGGCGCCGGTGACCGAGGCAGCGGCCGAGGCCGACACACCCGGCGCGTAACCTGTACCAACGGCGGGCCAGCGGATCCCCGCTGGCCCGCCGCCGTACCCACCCCGTGACCGGAGAGGCGAGGATGACCGGCACCGCCGCGCCTGCTGACGGCGCGTTACCACGGGCGATCGAGGTCGTCGACCTCGGACTGCGCGCGGCCGAGGCGTACGGTCGCGCCGACCTCGCCACCCGGCTGACCGCGACCCGGGGCACACTCGCCGATCCGGTGGTGCACGTCGTCGTGGTGGGAGAGTTCAAACAGGGCAAGAGTTCACTGGTCAACGCCCTGGTCGGGGCGAACGTCTGCCCGGTCGACGACGATGTCGCCACCGCGATCCCGACGCATATCCGATTTGGGGCAGAACCGGCGGCGCAGCTGCTTCGCCACGGCGATCCACCCCAGCGGGAGCCGATCCCCATGGAGCAGGTCCGGCAGGTGGTGCTGGAGGACCAGGCCGACGACACCGCCGAGGGGGTCGCGGGGGTGGAGGTCCGCCTACCCCGCCAACTACTCTCCTCCGGTCTGGTGATGGTGGACACTCCGGGAGTCGGTGGGCTGGGGTCGCTCCACGCGGCCGCCAGCGTAGCCGCCGCCTCTATGGCCGACGCCCTCGTGTTCGTCACCGACGCCGCACAGGAACTCACCCGCAGCGAGCTGGACTTCCTGCACCAGGCCAGGCAGATGTGCGGCACGGTGATATGCGTACTGACAAAGACCGACTTATATCCACAGTGGCGCAAGATTCGCGATCTGGACACCGAGCACCTACGCGACCACCTGGACCTACCGATCATTCCGGTCTCGTCCACACTGCGGCTGCGGGCCGTCGCCGCCAACGACAAGGAGCTGAACACCGAATCCGGCTTCCCGGAGCTGGTGCGGTTCCTCACGCAACGGGTCAGCGGTGGCGCGGCGAATCGGATCGCGGCCCAGGCCGCGGTATCGGTGGTCGAGGTCTGCGAGCAGATCGAGAGTCAGTTCGAGGCCGAACGCGCCGCGCTCGCCGACCCCGCGGCCGCCGCCCAGGTGGTGGACGAGCTCACCGCGGTCAAGCAGCGAGTGGAGGCGGTCAAGACCGCTGCGGCGAAGTGGAACCAGACCCTCTCCGACGGCGTCGCCGACCTCACCGCGGACATCGATCACGACCTGCGTGCCCGGATCCGGCGCGTCATCGAAGAAGCCGACGACGCTATCGAGGCGATCGACCCCGCCGACACCTGGGACGAGACCGAGCGCTGGCTACAGGCCCGGGTCTCGCACGAGCTGCTCGCCAACTACAAGCTGCTGCGCGACCGGGCGACCTGGTTGAGCGAGGAGGTGAGCGAACACTTCCGGGAGGCCGCGGGCGAAGTACTCCGCCAGGTGGCGATCGCCAACCCGGTCCCGTTGCTCGCCACCGCCCAGGTCGAGCACAAGATCGAGCTCGAGAAGATGAAGCTCGGCAAGCAGGCCATGGTGGCGCTCAAGAGCGCGTACGGCGGAGCACTGATGTTTGTGATGCTGGGCGCCATGAGCGGCATCTCACTCGGCCCGATCGGCTTGGGCATCGGGCTGGTAATGGGGCGCAAGGGCCTGCGGGACGAGAAGAAGCGCCAGCGGGCGGCCCGGCAGACCCAAGCCCGCAACGCCGTACGCCGCTACTGCGACGAGGTCAGTTTCGTGATGAACAAGGACTCCCGGGACACCTTGCGGCGGATCCAGCGCCAGCTGCGGGACCACTACAGTGCACTGGCCGACGAGCTGTCCCGCTCCAACACCGAAGCGCTCGCCGCCGCCTCAGCGGCGGCGAAGCAGACCTCGGCGGAGCGGGAAGGGCGGCTCCGCGACCTGGCGGCCGAGCTGGACCGGCTGCGTCAACTGCGCGAGCACGCCGCGGCGGTGCTGCCGGCATGAGCCAACCCGGTGCACCAACCTCCCCGAGCTTGCTGACGCGGACCCGGGCGACGCTGGAGCGGGCACTGGGCGTCTATCGCGACCCCGAGATCCGCAGCCGCCTGGCCGGGTTGCGCGACCGGCTCGACGAGCCGCTGCGGGTGGCGGTGGCCGGGCGGATCAAGGCCGGCAAGTCCACGCTGCTCAACGCGCTGGTGCGGGACCGGCTGGCGCCCACCGACGCCGGCGAATGCACCCGCATCGTCACCTGGTATCAGGACGGCCACACCTACCGGGTCCTCGCCCACCCCACCGCCGGGGAGCCTCGCCAGCTGCGGTTCCAACGCGAGGAGGGCGCGATCGAGATAGACCTCGCCGGGCTCCCCCCGGAGCAGATCCACCGGCTGGAGCTGACC carries:
- a CDS encoding dynamin family protein codes for the protein MTGTAAPADGALPRAIEVVDLGLRAAEAYGRADLATRLTATRGTLADPVVHVVVVGEFKQGKSSLVNALVGANVCPVDDDVATAIPTHIRFGAEPAAQLLRHGDPPQREPIPMEQVRQVVLEDQADDTAEGVAGVEVRLPRQLLSSGLVMVDTPGVGGLGSLHAAASVAAASMADALVFVTDAAQELTRSELDFLHQARQMCGTVICVLTKTDLYPQWRKIRDLDTEHLRDHLDLPIIPVSSTLRLRAVAANDKELNTESGFPELVRFLTQRVSGGAANRIAAQAAVSVVEVCEQIESQFEAERAALADPAAAAQVVDELTAVKQRVEAVKTAAAKWNQTLSDGVADLTADIDHDLRARIRRVIEEADDAIEAIDPADTWDETERWLQARVSHELLANYKLLRDRATWLSEEVSEHFREAAGEVLRQVAIANPVPLLATAQVEHKIELEKMKLGKQAMVALKSAYGGALMFVMLGAMSGISLGPIGLGIGLVMGRKGLRDEKKRQRAARQTQARNAVRRYCDEVSFVMNKDSRDTLRRIQRQLRDHYSALADELSRSNTEALAAASAAAKQTSAEREGRLRDLAAELDRLRQLREHAAAVLPA